In the genome of Xenopus laevis strain J_2021 chromosome 1S, Xenopus_laevis_v10.1, whole genome shotgun sequence, one region contains:
- the mab21l2.S gene encoding protein mab-21-like 2-B: MIAAQAKLVYQLNKYYSERCQARKGAIAKTIREVCKVVSDVLKEVEVQEPRFISSLTEIDARFEGLEVVAPTEFEVVLYLNQMGVFNFVDDGSLPGCAVLKLSDGRKRSMSLWVEFITASGYLSARKIRSRFQTLVAQAVDKCSYRDVVKMIADTSEVKLRIRERYIVQITPAFKCTGIWPRSAAQWPLPHIPWPGPNRVAEVKAEGFNLLSKECYSLTGKQSSAESDAWVVHFAEAENRLLLGGCRGKCLSVLKTLRDRHLELPGQPLNNYHMKTLLLYECEKHPRETDWDEACLGDRLNGILLQLISCLQCRRCPHYFLPNLDLFQGKPHSALESAAKQTWRLAREILTNPKSLDKL, translated from the coding sequence ATGATCGCGGCGCAGGCCAAGCTGGTGTATCAGCTGAACAAATACTACTCGGAGCGCTGCCAGGCCAGGAAGGGGGCCATTGCCAAGACCATCCGGGAGGTGTGTAAAGTGGTGTCCGATGTGCTGAAGGAGGTGGAGGTGCAAGAGCCGCGCTTCATCAGTTCCCTCACTGAGATCGACGCCCGCTTCGAGGGACTGGAGGTGGTGGCTCCCACCGAGTTCGAGGTCGTCCTTTACCTCAACCAGATGGGGGTCTTTAACTTCGTGGATGACGGTTCCCTGCCGGGCTGCGCGGTGCTCAAACTGAGTGACGGCCGAAAGCGCAGCATGTCCCTGTGGGTGGAGTTCATCACCGCCTCCGGGTACCTCTCCGCCCGCAAGATCCGCTCCCGCTTCCAGACTCTGGTGGCCCAGGCGGTGGACAAGTGCAGTTACCGGGACGTGGTGAAGATGATCGCGGACACGAGCGAGGTGAAGCTGCGCATCAGGGAGCGCTACATTGTGCAGATCACCCCGGCCTTCAAGTGCACTGGAATCTGGCCTCGCAGCGCGGCGCAGTGGCCTCTACCCCACATCCCGTGGCCCGGGCCCAATAGGGTGGCAGAAGTGAAGGCGGAGGGTTTCAATCTCCTCTCCAAGGAGTGTTACTCGCTGACCGGCAAGCAGAGCTCCGCGGAGAGCGACGCGTGGGTTGTGCATTTCGCGGAGGCGGAGAACCGCTTGTTGCTGGGGGGCTGCCGGGGCAAGTGCTTGTCTGTGCTCAAGACTCTGCGGGACCGACACCTGGAGCTGCCCGGCCAGCCGCTCAATAACTATCACATGAAGACCCTGCTGCTGTACGAGTGCGAGAAGCACCCCCGGGAGACCGACTGGGACGAGGCTTGTCTGGGGGATCGGCTCAACGGCATCTTGTTACAGCTCATCTCCTGCCTGCAGTGTCGCAGGTGCCCGCACTACTTCTTGCCCAACCTCGACCTCTTCCAGGGAAAGCCGCACTCGGCGCTGGAAAGCGCGGCCAAACAGACGTGGAGGCTGGCCAGAGAGATCCTCACTAACCCCAAAAGCCTCGACAAGCTCTGA